The following are from one region of the Halarcobacter sp. genome:
- a CDS encoding dihydrolipoyl dehydrogenase gives MNKFDLIIIGGGRASSLASKVAKLGKKVALIEKSALGGTCANRGCVPSKLLIGYAEVIRTIQESKRHYIDSKIDKIDIKKIFKDNNEFIEKVDENYLSRLHEDVTLFRGEASFKSNKIILINEEEITADKIVIATGTRPKKPPFEKAWSSDDIFPLDEIPKSISVVGSGFIACELVNVFDALGIKTKLIVRGDTLLSNEDEEISKTFVEEFSKNIDIEFNTTVKDAKYENNQFDIKLENKDGKTKKYKSEALLYAIGRQSNADLLKLENTNIKLDEKDYIKRDKYFETDEKDIYVVGDAAGKYMLQHAAAYEINYLYKYLYEDEKKPLEFKYMPHAVFTHPEIASVGITEKQAKEENLDCVVSKTPWLASAKAQSKKIKYPFTKFIVDKKTYKILGCHMIGPESATMIHQVLTVMHINNDIRHLKEMLYIHPALSEALLPAAINTIKLIESK, from the coding sequence ATGAACAAATTTGATTTAATAATTATAGGAGGAGGTAGAGCCTCTTCATTAGCTTCAAAAGTTGCTAAACTTGGTAAAAAAGTTGCACTAATAGAAAAATCAGCTTTAGGTGGAACATGTGCAAATAGAGGTTGTGTTCCCTCTAAACTACTAATAGGTTATGCTGAAGTTATAAGAACAATTCAAGAATCAAAAAGACACTATATTGATTCTAAAATAGATAAAATAGATATTAAAAAAATCTTTAAAGACAATAATGAATTTATAGAAAAAGTAGATGAAAACTATCTATCAAGACTTCATGAAGATGTAACACTTTTTAGAGGGGAAGCAAGTTTTAAATCAAATAAAATAATCTTAATAAATGAAGAAGAGATTACAGCTGATAAAATTGTAATTGCTACAGGTACTAGACCTAAAAAACCACCCTTTGAAAAAGCTTGGAGTAGTGATGATATTTTTCCACTAGATGAAATTCCTAAATCTATTAGTGTTGTTGGTTCTGGCTTTATTGCTTGTGAATTGGTTAATGTATTTGATGCTTTAGGAATAAAAACAAAACTAATTGTAAGAGGAGATACTCTTTTATCTAATGAAGATGAAGAGATTTCAAAAACTTTTGTTGAAGAGTTTTCTAAAAATATTGATATAGAATTCAATACCACAGTTAAAGATGCAAAATATGAAAATAATCAATTTGATATAAAACTAGAAAATAAAGATGGAAAAACAAAAAAATACAAAAGTGAAGCTTTACTTTATGCCATAGGTAGACAATCAAATGCAGACTTATTAAAACTAGAAAATACAAATATCAAATTAGATGAAAAAGATTATATCAAAAGAGATAAATATTTTGAAACAGATGAAAAAGATATTTATGTTGTAGGTGATGCAGCAGGTAAATATATGCTTCAGCATGCAGCAGCTTATGAAATAAATTACTTATATAAATATTTATACGAAGATGAAAAAAAACCTTTAGAGTTTAAATATATGCCCCACGCAGTTTTTACTCACCCAGAAATTGCCAGCGTAGGAATAACTGAAAAACAAGCAAAAGAGGAAAATCTTGATTGTGTAGTTTCAAAAACCCCATGGCTAGCCAGTGCAAAAGCACAATCAAAGAAAATTAAATATCCATTTACTAAATTTATTGTTGATAAAAAAACCTATAAAATACTTGGATGTCATATGATAGGACCTGAAAGTGCCACTATGATACATCAGGTTTTAACTGTTATGCATATAAACAATGACATAAGACATCTAAAAGAGATGTTATACATCCACCCTGCTCTAAGTGAAGCTTTATTGCCAGCCGCTATAAATACAATAAAATTAATTGAAAGCAAATAA
- a CDS encoding methyl-accepting chemotaxis protein gives MLKNMTIKMKLIISFSIISILVAFLSSYSISGLNKSSTGFNDYREMAKNSILASRVQANMLLIRMNVKDYLNTSSKTNVEEFNKYYNITENLISQAQKNVQDPKRTLLVKKMQEGLSKYKIKFDELIKLTNTQNELINNTLTSSGKKIEALLNSIMVTADISGKSEVAVETAYALRAILASKFYAIKYLSSKKEDDEKQANKEINDFIEQLDEVADIIEDESRMDKLKKVIKWGNIYKTTLTKLESIIKLKRAKVKECSILGNEVAKLSEDIKSYIKKDQDITGSMVFELNGNLINTLLTVSILIIICVVVFAIAIPMDISSSIKRLNEGILHLLNSNDVSSRVEVKSKDELGVVSINFNKYLQSIEDGLKQDALLIEDVKRVVNKVKDGILSEKIELDTSNESLAELKDIFNQMLELLNNRIASNINDIQKGLKKFQELDFTHRLPNTGGDTLNGLNSLAEIINDMLIENRTTGLTLQDSANILLENVEVLTNSSNDTATSLEETAAALEQITSNITHNTQNVDKMTKYANELNNSANDGEKLAQETTSSMDDIDQQVNAINDAITIIDQIAFQTNILSLNAAVEAATAGEAGKGFSVVAQEVRNLASRSAEAANEIKNLVEHATIKANDGKKIADRMIDGYSNLNENISKTIDIIKDIEMSSKEQQTGIEQINDAITQLDGQTQENANVAAHTREVAIQTQHIALAVVKNTDEKKFIGKEKVKSKKIDNVNSEEEVEKTNIEEE, from the coding sequence GTGCTTAAAAACATGACAATAAAAATGAAATTAATAATTTCATTTTCAATAATATCAATATTGGTAGCTTTTTTATCATCTTATAGTATCAGCGGTCTTAATAAATCTTCTACTGGTTTTAATGATTATAGAGAAATGGCAAAAAATAGTATTTTAGCTAGTAGAGTACAAGCTAATATGTTACTTATTAGAATGAATGTAAAAGATTATTTGAATACTTCTTCAAAGACAAATGTAGAAGAGTTTAACAAATATTATAATATAACTGAAAATCTTATATCACAAGCACAAAAAAATGTACAAGACCCCAAAAGAACTCTCCTTGTAAAAAAAATGCAAGAGGGACTATCAAAATATAAAATTAAATTTGATGAACTAATTAAATTAACTAATACACAAAATGAATTAATAAATAATACTTTAACTAGTAGTGGAAAAAAAATTGAAGCACTACTTAATTCTATAATGGTAACAGCAGATATCAGTGGAAAATCAGAAGTAGCAGTAGAGACAGCTTATGCATTACGTGCAATACTTGCAAGTAAGTTTTATGCAATCAAATATTTAAGTTCCAAAAAAGAGGATGATGAAAAACAAGCAAATAAAGAGATTAATGATTTTATAGAACAGTTAGATGAAGTAGCTGATATTATAGAAGATGAATCACGAATGGATAAATTAAAAAAAGTAATAAAATGGGGTAACATATATAAAACAACTTTAACAAAATTAGAAAGTATAATAAAATTAAAAAGAGCAAAAGTTAAAGAATGCTCAATATTGGGTAATGAAGTAGCTAAATTATCTGAAGATATAAAATCATACATTAAAAAAGACCAAGATATAACAGGGTCAATGGTTTTTGAATTAAATGGAAATCTAATCAATACCTTATTAACAGTATCTATACTTATTATTATCTGTGTAGTGGTTTTTGCAATAGCAATACCAATGGATATTTCATCATCAATAAAAAGATTAAATGAAGGAATATTGCACCTTCTAAATAGTAATGATGTAAGTTCTAGGGTAGAAGTAAAATCAAAAGATGAGTTAGGTGTTGTATCTATTAATTTCAATAAATATCTTCAAAGTATTGAAGATGGTTTAAAACAAGATGCCCTATTAATTGAAGATGTAAAAAGAGTAGTAAATAAAGTTAAAGATGGAATTTTATCTGAAAAAATAGAACTTGACACAAGCAATGAATCATTAGCTGAATTAAAAGATATATTTAATCAAATGCTAGAACTTTTAAATAATAGAATCGCTTCAAATATTAATGATATCCAAAAAGGATTAAAAAAATTCCAAGAGCTTGACTTTACACATAGGCTACCTAATACAGGTGGAGATACATTAAATGGTTTAAATTCACTTGCTGAAATTATTAATGACATGCTTATAGAAAATAGAACTACGGGCTTAACACTACAAGATAGTGCAAATATTTTATTAGAAAATGTTGAAGTATTAACAAACTCATCAAATGATACTGCAACTTCATTAGAAGAAACTGCGGCGGCATTAGAACAAATTACAAGTAATATTACACATAATACTCAAAATGTAGATAAAATGACTAAATATGCAAATGAGTTAAATAATTCGGCAAATGATGGAGAAAAATTAGCACAAGAAACTACATCTTCTATGGATGATATTGATCAACAAGTAAATGCAATCAATGACGCAATTACAATTATTGATCAAATTGCTTTCCAAACAAATATTTTAAGTTTAAATGCAGCAGTTGAAGCTGCAACTGCCGGAGAAGCAGGTAAAGGCTTTTCAGTAGTCGCACAAGAAGTTAGAAACTTGGCAAGCAGAAGCGCAGAAGCAGCAAATGAAATAAAAAATTTAGTCGAACATGCGACAATAAAAGCGAACGATGGGAAAAAGATTGCTGATAGAATGATAGATGGATATTCTAATCTAAATGAAAATATATCTAAAACCATTGATATTATAAAAGATATAGAAATGTCTTCAAAAGAGCAGCAAACAGGAATAGAACAAATTAATGATGCAATAACACAATTAGATGGACAAACCCAAGAAAATGCAAATGTGGCTGCACATACAAGAGAAGTTGCCATTCAAACGCAACATATTGCTTTAGCAGTTGTTAAAAATACCGATGAAAAAAAATTCATAGGAAAAGAAAAGGTAAAATCTAAAAAAATTGATAATGTAAATTCTGAAGAAGAAGTTGAAAAAACTAATATTGAAGAGGAGTAA
- a CDS encoding amidoligase family protein — MNYEQKNIIEEKYLSELFYTKDNKNRHVGVEIEYSNLDLKKSAQLAKEIFKGDIVEKTKYELSLKDSDYGDFTFELDAQLLQKMQDDNLFEKLGNIIGKISSDLDNFVDKTSKNFVPFEIAMPPIPICEFGKVDELVQKLRLNGALGTTYSFQYAFGVHLNIEPPSQDIDDVLKLFKSFLILQKWIEVQSEVDIARKISPFINNFPKEYIALVIDTEYWPTKEQFIKDYIDYNPTRNRVLDMLPIIAFWDEDIINKYLPKEKINKRPTFHYRLPNSKVDQFRWFISQELQLWVIVELLVSNDEVFNQMSKSFLKQLDSAIFNKNEWIEKCHQCIINHLL, encoded by the coding sequence ATGAATTATGAACAAAAAAATATAATTGAAGAAAAATACTTATCAGAACTTTTTTATACTAAAGATAATAAAAATCGTCATGTAGGTGTGGAGATAGAATATTCAAATCTTGATTTGAAAAAGAGTGCACAATTAGCCAAAGAGATTTTTAAAGGTGATATTGTTGAAAAAACTAAATATGAATTATCTTTAAAGGATTCAGATTATGGTGACTTTACATTTGAACTCGATGCACAATTGCTTCAAAAGATGCAAGATGATAATCTTTTTGAAAAACTTGGAAATATTATTGGAAAAATCTCAAGTGATTTAGATAATTTTGTAGATAAAACTTCAAAAAACTTTGTCCCTTTTGAGATTGCTATGCCACCAATTCCTATTTGTGAATTTGGAAAAGTTGATGAATTAGTTCAAAAACTTAGATTAAATGGAGCTTTGGGTACAACATATTCTTTTCAATATGCTTTTGGTGTTCATTTAAATATTGAGCCACCAAGTCAAGATATAGATGATGTATTAAAACTTTTTAAATCTTTTTTAATCCTTCAAAAATGGATTGAAGTTCAAAGTGAAGTTGATATTGCTAGAAAAATCTCACCTTTTATAAACAATTTTCCAAAAGAGTATATTGCTTTAGTTATTGATACTGAATATTGGCCAACAAAAGAGCAATTTATAAAAGACTATATAGATTATAATCCAACAAGAAATAGGGTGCTTGATATGTTACCTATTATTGCTTTTTGGGATGAAGATATAATAAACAAATATTTGCCAAAAGAGAAAATAAACAAAAGGCCAACTTTTCACTATAGATTGCCAAATAGTAAAGTTGACCAGTTTAGATGGTTTATCTCTCAAGAGTTACAATTATGGGTTATAGTTGAATTATTAGTTTCAAATGATGAGGTATTTAATCAAATGAGCAAATCTTTTTTAAAGCAACTTGACAGTGCTATTTTTAATAAAAATGAATGGATAGAAAAATGTCATCAATGCATAATAAACCACTTGTTGTAA
- a CDS encoding fatty acid cis/trans isomerase: MNKFLLFLLMSISVFANENLSFQKDIKPILDKRCVVCHSCYNSPCQLKLSSFEGLTRGATKEEIYQNRIKPANPSRLFIDAKNEKEWEELGFYSVLKNYKNTNIMKELLVQKQKKPENIGSYSPEKDDLTCSKDLKELDKYLSDNPYHGMPYGFPALNKKEHKLLISWLESDIKNDIKEDKNISKTLKKFENFLNKTDIKHKVTARYIYEHLYLAHIKFDDSDSFYKLIRTYDKKGNIPVKTRVPYNDPKQKFYYKFQKITSTIVHKTHMVYHLNDKKLERYNKLFIKEKWKEKPYFPSFDPKIAANPLEAFKQIPAVSRYKFMLDDVHYFIMTFIRGPVCKGQVALNVINDQFWVAFKNPDLDYTIQDKNFLEQNFNNLALPNEYGGDSKISNIIDIYKYNEDTINYYKNKNSLYKKYNNNVSLDSLWKGNKYGEKDNDAILTIYRHFDSASVHKGALGNLPRTMWVIDYPLLERLYYSLVAGFDVYGNTQHKLLVRKYMDRLRIEGESNFLEYLPKDKRQNMFNSWYKGTLTKYLVTYTPSDNEAKINLDYKQLVENILEFTKTPKDKINYIENPNLKRTNSYKTKEDVENALRSVAFNNKMNRFKKFSSSNYNLIYMKFKLNDEDLVYTMVINRWHDSVAFMFNEEERLDVTKDRVNFIEGFIGSYPNYFIVVEEKDIKEFFDLLEKAVDEKEFSKFFVNRNNKNFWEVYDWFQNRFKESNPIESGLFDLNRYYQKGLEEDHSFIFATNILKSFK, translated from the coding sequence ATGAACAAATTCCTACTTTTCTTACTAATGTCGATTTCTGTCTTTGCAAATGAAAACTTATCTTTTCAAAAAGATATCAAACCAATACTTGATAAACGATGTGTAGTGTGTCACTCTTGTTATAATTCCCCTTGTCAATTAAAACTTAGTTCCTTTGAAGGGCTTACAAGAGGAGCTACAAAAGAGGAGATTTATCAAAATAGAATTAAACCAGCAAACCCTTCAAGGCTTTTTATAGATGCTAAAAATGAAAAAGAATGGGAAGAGTTAGGTTTTTATTCAGTTTTAAAAAACTATAAAAATACAAATATTATGAAAGAACTTTTAGTTCAAAAACAAAAAAAACCTGAAAATATAGGAAGCTATTCCCCTGAAAAAGATGATTTAACTTGTAGTAAAGATTTAAAAGAACTTGATAAATATTTAAGTGATAATCCATATCATGGGATGCCTTATGGGTTTCCAGCATTAAATAAAAAAGAGCATAAACTTTTAATATCTTGGCTTGAATCTGATATTAAAAATGATATTAAAGAGGATAAAAATATATCTAAAACATTAAAAAAATTTGAAAACTTTTTAAATAAAACTGATATTAAACATAAAGTTACAGCAAGATATATTTATGAACACCTATACTTAGCCCATATAAAATTTGATGATAGTGATAGTTTCTATAAACTTATTAGAACTTATGACAAAAAAGGAAATATTCCTGTAAAAACAAGAGTTCCTTATAATGACCCAAAACAAAAATTTTATTATAAATTTCAAAAAATCACTTCAACAATAGTTCATAAAACACATATGGTTTATCATTTAAATGATAAAAAACTAGAAAGATATAATAAATTATTTATAAAAGAAAAATGGAAAGAAAAGCCTTATTTTCCAAGTTTCGATCCAAAAATTGCTGCGAATCCTTTAGAAGCTTTCAAACAAATACCAGCTGTTTCAAGATACAAATTTATGCTAGATGATGTTCATTATTTTATAATGACATTTATTAGAGGGCCAGTGTGTAAAGGGCAAGTTGCACTAAATGTAATAAATGATCAATTTTGGGTGGCATTTAAAAATCCAGACTTAGATTATACAATACAAGATAAAAACTTTTTAGAACAAAACTTCAATAACCTTGCCCTACCAAATGAATATGGTGGAGATAGTAAAATCTCAAATATTATTGATATTTATAAATACAATGAAGATACTATTAATTATTATAAAAACAAAAACTCTTTATATAAAAAATATAACAATAATGTGAGTTTAGATTCCTTATGGAAAGGGAACAAGTATGGCGAAAAAGACAATGATGCTATTTTAACTATTTACAGACATTTTGATTCAGCTTCTGTTCATAAAGGTGCTTTGGGAAATCTTCCTAGAACAATGTGGGTTATAGATTATCCTTTACTTGAAAGATTGTATTACTCTTTAGTAGCAGGATTTGATGTTTATGGAAACACTCAGCATAAACTATTAGTTAGAAAATATATGGATAGACTAAGAATTGAAGGGGAAAGCAATTTTCTAGAATATTTACCTAAAGATAAAAGACAAAATATGTTTAATAGTTGGTATAAAGGAACTTTAACAAAATATTTAGTTACATATACTCCTTCAGATAATGAAGCTAAAATAAATTTAGATTATAAACAATTAGTAGAAAATATTTTAGAGTTTACAAAAACACCAAAAGATAAAATAAACTATATTGAAAACCCAAATTTAAAAAGAACAAATAGTTATAAAACAAAAGAGGATGTAGAAAATGCCCTAAGAAGTGTAGCCTTTAATAATAAAATGAATAGATTTAAAAAGTTTTCTAGTAGTAACTACAATCTTATTTATATGAAATTTAAACTAAATGATGAGGATTTAGTTTATACAATGGTTATAAATAGATGGCATGATAGTGTTGCATTTATGTTTAATGAAGAGGAAAGATTAGATGTAACAAAAGATAGAGTAAACTTTATTGAAGGTTTTATTGGCTCTTATCCAAACTATTTTATAGTAGTTGAAGAAAAAGATATAAAAGAGTTTTTTGATTTGCTAGAAAAAGCAGTAGATGAAAAAGAGTTTTCTAAATTTTTTGTAAATAGAAACAATAAAAACTTTTGGGAAGTATATGACTGGTTTCAAAATAGATTTAAGGAATCAAATCCTATTGAAAGCGGTTTGTTTGACCTAAATAGATATTATCAAAAAGGTTTAGAAGAGGATCACTCTTTTATATTTGCTACTAACATCTTAAAAAGTTTTAAATGA
- a CDS encoding gamma-glutamyl-gamma-aminobutyrate hydrolase family protein, with protein sequence MSSMHNKPLVVITGPKKGFISRFFIKFALFLSGARSKIITPNNPDYDIQMDALLISGGDDLYNAFIENETCELDDIINYERDVLEYRLLHRAIEEKKPVFGICRGYQLINVFFGGDLYKDIRKDGYKYRHTPFAWKDIFLKKGRLLNLLTKQKEIRINTLHHQAVKTVPKNFKVEAIDKDDIIQSISYKTKDNLIFGVQWHPEYLFFMKNHLKLFKMLVANIKE encoded by the coding sequence ATGTCATCAATGCATAATAAACCACTTGTTGTAATAACAGGGCCTAAAAAAGGTTTTATATCTAGATTTTTTATAAAGTTTGCACTTTTTTTAAGTGGAGCAAGAAGTAAAATCATAACTCCAAACAATCCTGATTATGATATACAAATGGATGCTTTATTAATAAGTGGTGGAGATGATTTATATAATGCTTTTATTGAAAATGAAACTTGTGAGTTAGATGATATTATAAATTACGAAAGAGACGTTTTAGAGTATCGTTTACTTCATAGGGCAATAGAGGAAAAGAAACCTGTATTTGGAATATGTAGAGGTTATCAGCTTATTAATGTTTTTTTTGGTGGAGATTTATATAAAGATATAAGAAAAGATGGATATAAATATAGACATACCCCTTTTGCTTGGAAAGATATTTTTTTAAAAAAAGGCAGACTTTTAAATCTTTTAACAAAACAAAAAGAGATAAGAATAAATACCCTTCATCATCAAGCAGTTAAAACTGTTCCTAAAAACTTTAAAGTTGAAGCAATTGATAAAGATGACATTATTCAGTCAATCTCTTATAAAACCAAAGATAATCTAATTTTTGGGGTGCAATGGCACCCGGAATATCTTTTTTTTATGAAAAATCATTTAAAACTTTTTAAGATGTTAGTAGCAAATATAAAAGAGTGA
- a CDS encoding L-lactate permease: MELSTQAFFAALPILVAAVLLVGFRLPAKKAMPIVYIVTTVVAIYVWDVTFNRVLASTLQGLLITVAVLWIIFGAILLLNTLKHSGAIKVIREGFNNISPDRRVQVIIIAWLFGSFIEGASGFGTPAAIAAPLMVAIGFPAMAAVMVGMMIQSTPVSFGAVGTPILIGVNKGLDSEGIAKTLESVGSNWDTYLQIITSEVAIVHAITGTLIPLFMTIMMTRFFGKNKSWTEGLSILPFAIFGGLCFTIPYALTGIFLGAEFPSLIGALVGLPIVTLAAKKGFLIPKDTWDFAPKEEWPVHWVSKLEIKLDSLTVKTDMSLTRAWAPYVLVAAILVLTRVSDEAKAFVKAWVIPFKDLLGEGLGYSITPLYLPGGILVFVVLITYFLHKMEFKEMKEALSESSKVMLGAGFVLVFTIPLVRVLINSGVNESGFDSMPVAMANFVASAVGDIYPLFAPMIGALGAFIAGSNTVSNMMLSQFQFGVADALSVSTALMIALQAVGAAAGNMIAIHNVVAASATVGLLDQEGETLRRTIIPTLYYCLIAGILGLIGMYVLGITDPLVG; encoded by the coding sequence ATGGAATTAAGTACGCAAGCTTTTTTTGCTGCTCTACCAATACTTGTAGCAGCTGTACTTCTAGTGGGTTTTAGGCTACCTGCTAAAAAAGCAATGCCAATTGTTTATATTGTTACAACTGTTGTAGCAATCTATGTATGGGATGTAACTTTTAACAGAGTTTTAGCATCTACACTTCAAGGGTTACTTATCACTGTTGCAGTTTTATGGATTATTTTTGGTGCAATATTATTATTGAATACACTTAAACATTCAGGAGCTATAAAAGTTATTAGAGAGGGTTTTAATAATATTAGTCCAGATAGAAGAGTTCAGGTTATTATTATTGCATGGTTATTTGGTTCATTTATTGAAGGTGCATCAGGATTTGGAACACCTGCAGCAATTGCAGCTCCACTTATGGTTGCTATTGGTTTCCCTGCTATGGCTGCTGTTATGGTTGGTATGATGATTCAATCAACACCTGTATCATTTGGTGCAGTAGGAACACCAATATTAATTGGGGTTAATAAAGGATTGGATTCTGAAGGTATAGCTAAAACTTTAGAAAGTGTTGGTTCTAACTGGGATACATATTTACAAATAATTACAAGTGAAGTCGCAATAGTTCATGCTATAACAGGTACTTTAATACCTTTATTTATGACTATTATGATGACAAGATTTTTTGGTAAAAACAAATCTTGGACTGAGGGGTTATCAATATTACCATTTGCAATTTTTGGTGGTTTGTGTTTTACTATTCCTTATGCTCTTACAGGTATATTCTTAGGTGCAGAGTTCCCATCTCTTATTGGTGCATTAGTTGGTTTACCAATAGTTACTCTAGCTGCAAAAAAAGGTTTCTTAATTCCAAAAGATACTTGGGATTTTGCTCCAAAAGAAGAGTGGCCAGTTCACTGGGTTTCTAAATTAGAAATAAAATTAGACTCTTTAACTGTTAAAACAGATATGTCTTTAACTAGAGCATGGGCTCCTTATGTATTAGTTGCTGCAATTTTAGTATTAACAAGAGTTTCTGATGAAGCAAAAGCATTTGTAAAAGCTTGGGTTATACCTTTTAAAGATTTATTAGGTGAAGGTTTAGGTTACTCAATTACTCCTTTATATTTACCAGGTGGAATTTTAGTATTTGTAGTTTTAATTACTTATTTCTTACATAAAATGGAATTCAAAGAGATGAAAGAGGCTTTAAGTGAATCATCAAAAGTTATGTTAGGTGCTGGATTTGTTCTTGTATTTACTATTCCATTAGTTAGAGTTTTAATTAACTCAGGTGTAAATGAATCTGGTTTTGATTCTATGCCAGTTGCAATGGCTAATTTTGTAGCAAGTGCAGTTGGTGATATTTATCCATTATTTGCTCCAATGATTGGTGCATTAGGTGCATTTATTGCAGGAAGTAACACTGTTTCAAATATGATGTTGTCACAATTTCAATTTGGTGTTGCAGATGCACTTTCAGTTTCAACTGCATTAATGATTGCACTTCAAGCAGTTGGAGCAGCAGCAGGAAATATGATTGCTATTCATAATGTTGTTGCAGCAAGTGCTACAGTTGGTTTACTTGACCAAGAGGGTGAAACATTAAGAAGAACTATTATACCTACACTTTACTATTGTTTAATAGCTGGTATCTTAGGACTTATAGGAATGTATGTTTTAGGAATAACTGATCCACTAGTTGGATAA
- a CDS encoding DnaJ domain-containing protein: MGRELSYFISSLIKWAIFFGILYLIFTNFGTFLIILFVLVSIAYYLIYQFKKKLRQNSSGFRFTFNGQDFSRANTGFNSNDFDFEQFQEQFRRGNFNAPPQFGEVEKAKEFFGFTSTPTKEEIKKKYKELARKYHPDINDQDDTMMQQLNHYKDVLLKAYGN, translated from the coding sequence ATGGGAAGAGAATTATCGTACTTTATTTCAAGTTTAATTAAATGGGCAATATTTTTTGGAATATTATATTTAATATTTACAAATTTTGGTACATTTTTAATTATTCTTTTTGTATTAGTATCAATAGCTTATTATTTGATTTATCAATTTAAAAAGAAACTTAGACAAAATAGTAGTGGATTTAGGTTTACTTTTAATGGACAAGATTTTTCAAGAGCAAATACTGGGTTTAATTCAAATGATTTTGATTTTGAACAGTTTCAAGAACAATTTAGAAGAGGAAACTTCAATGCTCCACCACAATTTGGTGAAGTTGAAAAAGCAAAAGAGTTTTTTGGTTTTACGTCAACACCAACAAAAGAAGAGATAAAGAAAAAATATAAAGAACTAGCAAGAAAGTATCATCCAGATATAAATGACCAAGATGATACTATGATGCAACAGTTAAATCATTATAAAGATGTTTTACTCAAAGCATATGGAAACTAA